The following nucleotide sequence is from Ornithodoros turicata isolate Travis chromosome 2, ASM3712646v1, whole genome shotgun sequence.
TGCGGCAGAGAGATATAAATACTTGATGATAACCACGTGTGTTTAAGGTATGTAAAAAACTCTGTCCCTCAGAATTATTAACGGGTGGAATGGGTATTTTAGGAATACACTCGTCCgcagaaaacaaagaaagagcaGCCAAACTGCTGAACCTGACACGAAAAAGTGAAATGTAATACGAAAAGTTGGAATATTTATTTCGTGGTGGACTTTGCCGTTCAGTTTCACGATGAACAAAAACGATGTGCAATCTGTAGGCTGCTAAGTAGACATGGTGGAGAGTTTACACGTAATACGTAAGCCGTGCATCGCCCTTTACTGAAGTCAGAAGCCACGAGCCCTGGCTATGATGAACTATACCCTGACCAATCACCCTTTGCGGATCAAGGCCACTGGACTAtgacgaggaagaagaagaagaagaagcttagCTGCCATTCATGCCCCTTACCAATGCTGGCAATGGACACGTCAGCTCCGCATCACATATAGATTACGAGGAAGAAGTTGCAAATCTCTTTGACCCAATCTCCAGCGAAGATTTCTTCGAACTGTGCCTCCAGTGTCTGTTCGTCTCCGAATTCACCATTGGTAAGTCGGTGAAACCTTACAGCGCGTTGGAGGACGAGCTGCGAACCTACGTCAGAACCGTATTCGACGAGGCTTATGAAAGCTCCACCGACGAACAGCTACTCCAAGCGACGAAAGAGTTTCCTCGACCGGTTGTAGACCTGGAAGTCACCATAATGCAGGCGGAAGGTCTCGTGTCTAAAGATGTTAGCGGTAAATCCGACCCTTACTGTACTCTCTACGTTGAACCATCGCACAAGTTTCATACGAGCGTACAACCGCAGACAGTTACACCGAGATGGAACGAAACTTTTCGTCTACGTCTCGACGATCACAAGCGATCCGTGGTCACGATCGAAGTCTGGGACAAGGATCCGCGCACCATATGCGGGACATGCCGCGAAATCTACAATATCCGTTCCTGCTCCTCCTGCTGCGTCTTCTTACGGGAATTGATGGAAGTCCTTTGTGGTCTACGAGTAGACGATTTTATGGGAGCATTCCGTAAAGTTGTGAGCGACATACCATGCACCGGCAGCAGCCATTGGTACCCTCTTCAAGATATGCATGGGCAGGGTGCATACGGAAAAATCTTTGTTAAGCTCGAGTTCCACTGCGTGCCACCTGAAGCAATCGACAGCTGGAAAGTGTTGAAATATCATTACTACCTAAGTCTACTCTTTCTTCTGCACAACGCGTCCATACTACGCCCGGGTGCAGCCATCACGTGGAAGCATTGGGAGGACTGCTTGTCTGAAGAAGGGTTAACGCTGCTGTATCACCACGCAATGCACAATGGCTTGAGGGAAATCGAGCAATGCTTCTGCCGTATCATATCCCTTACAAATGTCCTGAGGGCTGGCGAGATTAGGATAAATTTTTCAGTGTTGTACTTGCAGTTGGACAAAATGAGGCTTCTTTCCAGAAATTCAGATAATCAGCTGATCAAGAACTGCTTGGAGGCCGTCGTGAAGATCATAGCGCAATTTTCCCTGAAGCGCTTTCCTTATTTGCACGAACGATTTCGCTTTACGAGTAAGTACGAACGGATCGATCTCTTGGGTCTGCTCTCTTGCTGCGTTTCGGTTGAAGCATTAGCTACACTTGAAGTTACGGACAGCGCATGCGACGAGATTCGAATTGAAGCACGCAAGTGGTACAAAACTTTATCGGCGGAGTACGACTTTAATGCGGATGACTTCGCAGTCGTCACTCACACTGTTCAGAGCGTTTTAATGAAAATATTAGAGTACCACGAAGAAGCAGATCGTATATTTAAAACTGCTTGGAATGAAACTTACAGCAATATCGTTCAAAAAGAGCTGGATCTCTTCATAGCATCCTCATTTAAGGCACGCATCGTCCAGTTCTGTGCGAACTTAAATACCAAGAGCGACCACGATATTACGAAGAGTATTGGGGTGGAAAATTCATTGAAAATGTTTTTCGCGTTGCAGACATTCCACGATACTATTTTGAAATCTCTTCCACAAGACCGTCGAAGTCTTGAGCTGGACGCGCTGCAGGATTGGTTTGGCTCTGACGTAGTGTCTCTGTGGTTCAAGCACGCGGAAGCTCCGGTGTCTGAGTGGATCTCTAAGCTCGTTCTCAGAGACGATATGTCCCCTGTCGCCCGTGACATGAAACAAGGATCATCAGTACGAGACACAATGGACATTTTCCACGCTCGCTACGTGCTTCTCTGGGAAAAGCTTCGCCATAAGACTTTCGAATGCGTGTCCACGTTCTCAGGAGCCATCAGTCGGGGTTCCACGCACTTCGCCAAAGCCATGTATGACCGCATCGTTGCCGAAGGTCACTTTGATGTTGAGGGTGAATTCGAAATTTCCAAGCGTCTCTGCGTTGCCATCAGTAGTCTTACAGTCCTGTCAACTTACGTGCAAGGTACGATCACAATGATAGAGCGTACAGCTGAAGCGGATTCCGAATTGTGCCCAAAAGTCACGCAGCTGATTTTTCCGCTCGAAACTGCACTAGACAACATACTGGCCATTTGTACACGAGTGTGTAAAGAAGCTACAGAGAAGCTGAAACCGGAGTTCCAGAGGAGGGTGACTGACGTTGCAGACGCGGACACAGCGGAGACGCAAGAAAGAGCGTTGTACGAGTTGGTGAGATATGTGGACGCCTGTGTGCTCACGTTGCACGAGAGTCTGGAGCCTGTAGCCTTTCGAAAAATGCTGAGATTGCTGTGGAGGATAGCTGTGGATGCCGTCAAAGCTGAGGCAACGACTGTGCAGAGCAACTGCCTCCTTAGGCTCCTGACAGCTCCCTTGGCCTTTGAGGGACTTCAGAAGGCATTATCCCGTATGAAAGATGTGTTTCACGCTGATGGAAGCGGACTGCCTGTGAGCGATATCAATATTGAACCGTTTGTTCTACTCGAAAGGCAGCTGGGAACATTGCTGATGTCATTAGAGTCATGACACGAAACATGGTCTTGAAGAAGCGCGAATTCAAAGACACGGACGCGAAGACGGACAGGGTCGAAGTATGACTTGACGTTTCTGGTTTGGTGCAGGATGAGTTCAGACATACAAATACTATCTAATACTACGTGTAATAATACTAATACTGCAGCTGGCATGTGTGTATTAGAATATGTAATGTGTATACTTACGTTGAGTCTTGGGTGTTCCCGAATCACCTGCGAGCTGTCAGAGCTGAATACCATGGAGAAGCCGTACTGAAACCTAAACATGATACAAAGACGAAACTATATGCGTGCTTTAAGCGGTCCTTCTTCTAACACCATAGATAATGCCTGCATAAATAATGGCTCAGAACGAATCCTTTCTGCGGCAGCACGAATCACGGATATTGATGCTTCGATCTCTTCACGTAAGAAGATAAAGGATAAGATTTTTGTGTTGTGTACGTATGACCTTAACGTGGGGGATCACATGCGGGTGTAATGAACCAAACTTACTGCTGTCATAAAATCGTAGGTATAAATTTCGCTTTAAAACTACTATACTGGTTTTTGATTCATCAGCGTCCGGTAGAGCGCTACCGTATGGGTTTGCGTGACATCTTCGCGAAATAATTAGTTCCTCGTATGTCGCGAATTGGATAGCTACGAAACACATTATGAGGCACCTGGTTAGTCCACCTTAGGGACCGTTCGTTGGCTGCATACATAGCATCCAGCTTGCAATCTGATCCTCTTACTTGCGCACTCTTAAGAAATAGGGTGTGTTGCAACTTCTTGctacatatatcactccctttagagtgtacaattactcttcAGTGAGGAGTTAACGAGAACTCATTTTTTTTCATAATAATTGTACACTctaaagggagtgatatatgtgacaAGGGCTTACTCCCATAAAGGAGTTACAATACACCCTTTTGTAAAGAGTGTAGGCACGTGTTGGCAAATATAGAGTGAAAGTTCCTTAATGTTGCCTCGTGGATACTGCACACAATGTACTGGCGCGCGGCATTTTTCAAAGATTCTTCCGGGTTTTCACGTGATCGAGGAATATTAAAGTGGTAGCGAAGAAGCAAACATATCAAGAAAGAGCGGATGAACGAAAATGGTAGTTTCGGACgacaattttgtttttgtttttaggcATTGCTCAGGTTGCGCATACGCGAGCCTACTAAGATACGCTATTCTTTTGCTTACTATGAATTTTGTGCATTACAACACGCGTCGCGGACAAAACCTTGCAAAACCTCGTGTTTGCTACGCGTACTCTTTGTATCACACATACTTACAGCAGTAAAATATGTTATGTTTACATCAGAAGGTTATTCAGGATTTATGCTCGGTTGGTTCGGGCGTCCTGTCATAgcaaatcattttacacctttattcgctcgaaagaggtgtattcttataaaacaCTATTTTCTATCCCACAGACTGAAGCAAAGGTGTAACATCTGAATATCTGAAGGTGTAATGATgaactaaaggtgtaatatcgacgtACACCgacatacaccacattttatccAATGTCAATCATTAAAGAGGTGTTTACGTGCAATGCACCCTTTTTACGCCACATTTGAGCAGGGAATACGGTGTTAAAATTGGTGTTTTAATTCATGACAGAAAAATTAGACTGGTTTCACGGCTTCGCTCAGCAAGTACGCACATTACATAGACGATAGCccgagttaaaaacacagtatttgactaGGAAGGACGTTAGGAATTTAGCTGGTACGTTTGACTTGTtgcaggcgtacgtgttaattgcaaagacgcattatcgtcaccgttacaaacgttttccgCCCCACTACACTTAGCAAATGTGACCGAACAagttgtatttcagtatatgatccatccgatacgccaatataggctacttcGGCACTCATTCTGGCCCCACAGTGTTATCAAGCTAACGAGGCGCGtctgcgacgcattgcgctccggttcAGGTTCTACGATGGGACCACGGCTAGAAGTCTGCAGTCTTGAGGGTGGTGCTTGCCATGGAAGCTGGAAGGTGGTGCTTGCcatggctcggcatgctgccaCGGGAGCTTGTATTACACTGTCTGTGAGAGGGATCATTTGCCAGAATACAACTCCATCCTAAAAGGAGTTTTCgatagaatactccccttttacTGCTGTTTTTGgttttaaacgcccattatagGAGTGTTGTATGAGGAATGCACCTAAATAAAGGGTGCTTTAGGAAACACCATTCACtcgggtgtaaaggcaacaccaaaaaggcgtgcgccatgggATAAGCcatttacacacacacacagaaaaaaaaagtttagaaAGATTTACTCTGATATGCCGACTGGCTTTGGCAGTAACGTTGTATATCCTTTATGTTCATAGCTACCAGGGTGGCGAACCGAAAAGtctttcgttccggttttcatttcagttcaaagacaacggttcagttccggttcagctacGAAGTAAAAAAATAACAGTTCGATCCGGTTCAGCGTCACATGGTGTAAGGAGGATTGGTTGCAGCAAAAATAATCCCCTTTATTTCGAACGGAGAGAGAAGTAGAGAGGTTAAAAGGTCGTACACCATGTGACTTATAACAAAAGCAAGGAGCCCGTATGCTTTCTGTGACATTGTTGTGATGTAAGGTTTCTGGAGTTTTGTACCCAAACACCGACGGATGCCATGTATTGTGCACTTGAGGTCTTGCGTTACGTAATAAGAATTGTTCAATTTTCCATTTGAAACAGAAACATATATTCAGTTTCCCTCCGGAgcataaacttttttttttcggttttcattccgttccggttcgccaAAAATAACATTTCTTTCGATCGGTTTGCAGTTCGCTCCGGAACACTGATAGGTACACATTACACACAGGTGCGTCACTGGCGAGTTTTCCGTTGTCTTGAGAGTTGGTAGCCCCCTGCGACGGCCTTGGGTTGTGCATGGCTGATTATTGTGAGCTGATACGATCAGGTTCGAAAGGGTTCCACAAAAGCAGCGTTTGTAACATCCagcgcatatatatatatatatatatatatatattgtattgCAATACCGGTGAATTAAATCGCCCAAAACAAATCCGAGAAATCAAGCTACCGCTACGGGCGTAGTTTGTTACAACAAAGTTTCCATATACGCCATTTTAGGTCAAAGTGGCCACGGACCCAACAACAGGTAGTTTTGATCAGCGGGTTCTTGatggtgtttcaagcggtatggCGCCAAAGAAAGCTACAAAACTTGTAGGGAATCCACAGAATAGCCGTGCATTTgtcaagtgcgaacaactcgagaccatcTATTTGCAAGTGCCGCCgccgtctgctaaactaccgcgcgttgcatattttggtGCGATGACGTTGCTGCTCCCTCGCGCCACCTGGCTCGCAGAAAGAGGTCTATAAAGCGTATCTCATTTGATGCGAGAAGTAGAGTAATAATTGCAGCGAGTAGCGACGAATTTAATTCCGGTGAGTAAGAAGAAAGGATCCCGTTGGAAATTAAGAGTCAACTTGTAGCCGTTCTGAGTAGCACAAAAGTGTTCCCTGTGTGCCGACGCGAAGCGACTCTGTACGCTTGGTCAGTGGCACATAACGGACATTATTCGCTGCTCCTGACACATGCGTTTGATGTTATGGGGCGAGGTATAGTCGAAGGATAAAACTTAGCCTTTGTCAAGGTGCTAGAGAAATGTTTGTTCGATCACTGGTATGATCGGTGCAAAAGTCTTTCACAAATCTTTCATACACACAAGAAGTTTCTTTCTATATGTTTTTGAGGCGTGAGACCACATCTGTGTTGTTGTAATGTGTATGATGACTGTTAACTAAAGGCTAAAACATCGTACAGGAGGAAGCAAGTAACTTCCTTATTGTGCGTCAAGCTATCGGTATGGAAGAGACATTCAGCATTGCCGTTAAGCCTACTTCATACTTCGAGCATTCTGTTAGGAGGCACCATGCACAATTATTTTCGCTGAACAGTGTCTTGCCACCGACTAACTTTGCGAAAACTCCCTAAAAAAACCAGCCATGAGCGCTGCGGCGTTGACATGGACGCCCGGCCCTATCTCCTGGCGTGACGCAATCTGGTAATCTAGttcgaccagcggcatggccgtggtggtagccaaggtcgtgctgtagactgggaggtggtggcttcaaatcctaccaccgaATCATCGTTCATATATGTAAGAGTTCTTAGAAAAGCTTATGACTTGGTTGCTTTAGATACTTCATGGCTCTGCTGTACATTGCGCTGGTTTTTAGCAATCGAATTTCAAAAGTTGCTTCGTTCTTTGTAATTTCGTGATACAATGCGACCGTGCAATGCAATGGTTAATCGGGGCGCTCGCAGAGGGGCGGAAGTGGTTTCCGTTGGCACCGGCGGGCCTCCCACCACATCGGGTGGCGACGATGAACACTTGGCGACGCGCTATCTGATCGTTATCATTACTTGAGAGCTACCTCATGGTTGCAGCAACGAACAGTTTTCAAGAATATCAGCTATCTGGAACATCCGAATTTCACACGATACATCTCATACTCATGGAGGTTCCGCTCTTTATTGATTGCTTTAATGTACTGCTGCTGATAAATAAAGCACAAAAGGACGAGACAAGAAGGACAAAAAAGTGTAGGATGTTAATGTGTGCAAGTGACAACAGACGCACACGTGTGAAGGAGCCATGTGATGACATCCTCCTTGTTAAGGGGACACTAAAGTGAAAACATTTCTCCTCGCGGGATGAAAGACAGCCGTTACTCCATCTTCATTACGGCTAATTCTTCTAAGGCGAGTCCTAGCTTACTGCTCGCCCATCGGTAGAAAGCTGACAGTGGGTTTATGCTGGACAAACATAGGGTGACATCAAAAAGACGTGTTAGCCGGTTGGCGCCTGTGCagaaaaataaaagagaaaaagaagaacttACCGCTTCGAGCCGTTAACCTGCACGGACAAAGTGGCATGCAATGTAATGTATCACCATCAGTGTCTTTCAATGCTACATTCACACTATAACAGTGCACACCGCGAATGATGTGAGCGCCCGCTTTGAAAGATTCAAAAATCTGTAGCCCCGTATATGCCTCAAGGCCTTCACTATACGCTCTTGATCCGTGTCCCAGTATTTATGCTGTTGTGCGCATTCTGATTGTCGAAATAGAAGAGGCATGTAACGTGCCCGAGCGCCGATGCCGAAatgaacatggtgttcgttatCGTTATTTTTCAAGGTTGCATGCTCCAAATGTCACGCCCTGTACGTGAAAACCGTTCTGGGAGGCTGAGATTCTAAATACACGCCGCGACTGCCCCTCGCGTGGGAGCTTGTGACCAAGCGGGGGGAtacatttattagaacaaaggacAAAAGGGGGAGGAATGGAGTCACGGGGAAGTGGTGCATTTGTCTGGCGTTATGGAATCACGAAGGTTagtttagttatttatttttctcaCGTTAATTAAACGGGAGTAGTTGGTTCCTACACACGTTCTGTCCATTATTTAGGCcacatttggtgccgaaaccagTGTGGCTGAGAGAATGGGTAGAATGTTCAGAAACCAACTGGGCCTGTTTATTCAACATGCGAGAACAACCTCGAAACAAATCTTCTCCAGGCTAGGCACTTTGCATGCCTCTTGCTTTCGTGCACTAATAGCGTGAGTAACTTCAGCAAGGCTCATACCTATGACGTTGCAAAATGATTTTTGCATTTTGTTGTTCACTCCATTAGTTGTGCAGGAAACACTAGGTTGGGTAGGGGAAAACGGTGTCCACGACACTCAAAGTTCATTCTGGTCAGGGTCCCGTAAGAACTAGGCTCCGGGTGTTCGCAGCCCTCAATGCATAATGCAAAATATGCAAAAAGGGGACTTGCCTTTGGTATATCGGTGATTCCTGTCACATGAACATCGTAACTAATGTCTCTGTAACAAGATAGCATAGATGGCAGTTTCGTGTGTTCATTTGCTGCCGACCATACTCACTCGCATTCA
It contains:
- the LOC135386444 gene encoding protein unc-13 homolog D-like, which codes for MPLTNAGNGHVSSASHIDYEEEVANLFDPISSEDFFELCLQCLFVSEFTIGKSVKPYSALEDELRTYVRTVFDEAYESSTDEQLLQATKEFPRPVVDLEVTIMQAEGLVSKDVSGKSDPYCTLYVEPSHKFHTSVQPQTVTPRWNETFRLRLDDHKRSVVTIEVWDKDPRTICGTCREIYNIRSCSSCCVFLRELMEVLCGLRVDDFMGAFRKVVSDIPCTGSSHWYPLQDMHGQGAYGKIFVKLEFHCVPPEAIDSWKVLKYHYYLSLLFLLHNASILRPGAAITWKHWEDCLSEEGLTLLYHHAMHNGLREIEQCFCRIISLTNVLRAGEIRINFSVLYLQLDKMRLLSRNSDNQLIKNCLEAVVKIIAQFSLKRFPYLHERFRFTSKYERIDLLGLLSCCVSVEALATLEVTDSACDEIRIEARKWYKTLSAEYDFNADDFAVVTHTVQSVLMKILEYHEEADRIFKTAWNETYSNIVQKELDLFIASSFKARIVQFCANLNTKSDHDITKSIGVENSLKMFFALQTFHDTILKSLPQDRRSLELDALQDWFGSDVVSLWFKHAEAPVSEWISKLVLRDDMSPVARDMKQGSSVRDTMDIFHARYVLLWEKLRHKTFECVSTFSGAISRGSTHFAKAMYDRIVAEGHFDVEGEFEISKRLCVAISSLTVLSTYVQGTITMIERTAEADSELCPKVTQLIFPLETALDNILAICTRVCKEATEKLKPEFQRRVTDVADADTAETQERALYELVRYVDACVLTLHESLEPVAFRKMLRLLWRIAVDAVKAEATTVQSNCLLRLLTAPLAFEGLQKALSRMKDVFHADGSGLPVSDINIEPFVLLERQLGTLLMSLES